From a single Cryptococcus deuterogattii R265 chromosome 5, complete sequence genomic region:
- a CDS encoding kinesin family member C1: MEQENNPPLLSRLPRLASPTKPSSIPVPSAASSIPHMPPLTSDNNANTRTSKRKMPSSPMRPPVAKRSVSGGAPPVPATTLGKSTMGAAASAGLRTSQRKPTSGGFVPKPKAPASRPATSLGVSTRRTTGSSGSASSASSSGATVRHAGSRSRSGLAPPARPPTAAGTSRLGAMTRAGSALGRSTGPTTRLGARVPATSGAAKDHDGRLENVEMMLGNFHHLFEAEQAKISTLQSSQESLQALLQSTQMTERAARLDLTSASEEIAALRSSHAREVDELERTIARKDREKKNLEDELRDGRDELSRERDIVRTLKVQLAEQSTKHLTLEAQLSASQTQLTNLQSEVERATLAVSAMKAELQVGQDRARDAELKAEKKVREAEEERDRRIAEIEEELRTAETIRRKLHNQVQELKGNIRVFARVRPVLPHELSNPEGVADIAYGDERTAQETGQSQIVVTSKSESATGKEREQINQFTFDKIFAPKAGQKEVFEEISMLAQSVLDGYNVCIFAYGQTGSGKSWTMEGAQDEENAGLIPRAIDMIFKVSGQLKDRGWKYQMEGQFLEVYNEVINDLLGNGQFDTKKHEIKLDKDGKISVSEAVSVPLSNPRQVHTLLERAQSRRAVAATLMNERSSRSHSVFTLKVRGVNPLTDEKCEAMLNLVDLAGSERIEKSGAGENKDRLKEAININKSLSALADVIGALGQGQQGGHVPYRNSTLTRLLQTSLSGSSKTLMLCNLSPLATHLGETLCSLRFATKVNTTQVGQAKKAISR; this comes from the exons ATGGAGCAGGAAAACAACCCACCACTACTATCAAGACTTCCACGCTTGGCATCTCCCACCAagccatcttccatcccagtCCCTTCTgccgcttcttccatcccacaCATGCCACCTCTTACCTCAGACAACAATGCAAACACCCGCACCAGCAAACGAAAGATGCCATCGTCACCAATGCGTCCTCCAGTAGCCAAGAGATCAGTATCTGGTGGAGCTCCGCCTGTCCCTGCAACTACTCTGGGAAAGTCGACTATGGGCGCTGCTGCATCCGCAGGCTTGAGAACTTCTCAGAGAAAGCCCACTTCGGGCGGATTCGTGCCGAAACCAAAAGCACCTGCGTCAAGGCCGGCAACATCTTTGGGTGTATCCACTAGAAGGACTACGGGTAGTTCTGGTagtgcttcttctgcttcatcttcgggAGCTACTGTGCGACATGCAggcagcaggagcagaTCAGGTCTCGCCCCGCCCGCCAGACCTCCGACTGCAGCGGGAACGTCTAGACTGGGAGCAATGACCAGAGCTGGCAGTGCCCTTGGTAGAAGTACAGGCCCTACTACAAGGCTTGGTGCTCGCGTACCTGCTACATCTGGAGCTGCAAAG GACCATGACGGACGATTGGAAAATGTCGAAATGATGTTGGGTaacttccatcatctcttcgAAGCAGA GCAAGCCAAGA TTTCCACTCTTCAGTCGTCTCAAGAGAGCctccaagctcttcttcagtccACCCAAATGACCGAACGTGCAGCCCGTCTTGATCTGACATCCGCCTCTGAGGAGATTGCCGCTCTGCGCTCATCACATGCTCGCGAGGTCGATGAATTGGAAAGGACAATCGCAAGAAAGgacagagagaagaagaatttgGAGGACGAGCTgcgggatggaagagatgagctCAGTAGAGAACGGGATATCGTGAGAACATTGAAAGTTCAGCTTGCCGAGCAGTCTACCAAACATCTCACCCTTGAAGCTCAACTTTCTGCATCGCAAACACAGCTCACTAACCTTCAGTCAGAGGTTGAACGTGCAACGCTCGCTGTCTCTGCCATGAAGGCTGAACTACAAGTCGGACAAGATCGAGCACGCGATGCAGAATTGAAAGCAGAGAAAAAGGTAcgagaagcagaagaagagagggatagACGAATTGCCGAGATCGAAGAGGAATTAAGAACGGCGGAGACAATTAGGAGAAAGCTTCACAACCAGGTGCAGGAGCTAAAGGGCAATATCAGAGTGTTCGCGAGGGTCAGGCCTGTCTTGC CGCATGAGCTGAGCAACCCGGAGGGGGTGGCTGATATTGCCTACGGTGATGAGCGTACAGCGCAAGAAACGGGTCAAAGTCAGATCGTGGTGACATCTAAGTCTGAAAGTGCCACaggcaaagaaagagaacagaTCAATCAATTTACATTCGACAAG ATCTTCGCTCCTAAGGCTGGCCAAAAGGAGGTATTTGAGGAAATTTCCATGCTCGCTCAGTCTGTTCTGGACGGCTACAAT GTATGTATTTTTGCGTACGGGCAAACGGGTTCTGGTAAATCATGGACGATGGAAGGCGCCCAG gatgaggagaatgCAGGGTTGATTCCTCGCGCTATCGATATGATCTTCAAAGTCAGTGGCCAACTAAAGGACAGAGGATGGAAATACCAAATGGAAGGACAATTCTTGGAGGTTTACAATGAAGTA ATCAATGACCTGCTAGGCAACGGCCAGTTTGACACGAAGAAGCATGAGATCAAACTCGATAAGGATGGCAAAATTAGTGTCTCCGAAGCTGTCAGCG TACCTCTGAGCAATCCCAGGCAGGTTCACACACTCTTGGAACGTGCCCAGTCCAGACGGGCTGTAGCGGCCACACTCATGAATGAGCGATCTTCTCGATCACATTCTGTATTCACTTTGAAAGTGAGGGGCGTCAACCCTCTTACAGACGAAAAATGCGAGGCAATGCTCAATCTTG TCGATCTGGCTGGTTCCGAAAGAATAGAAAAGTCTGGTGCTGGTGAAAATAAGGACCGTTTGAAGGAGGCAATCAACATTAACAAGTCCTTGTCTGCCCTGGCAGATGTGATCGGCGCCCTAGGGCAGGGTCAGCAAGGCGGACATGTGCCTTACAGAAATTCTACTCTGACTCGATTACTGCAAACCAGCCTTTCAG GCTCGAGCAAGACTCTTATGTTGTGTAACTTGTCTCCTTTAGCCACGCACTTGGGTGAAACCTTGTGCAGTCTGAGATTTGCGACAAAGGTAAACACTACACAGGTCGGACAAGCAAAGAAGGCTATTTCCCGATAG